Proteins encoded together in one Equus asinus isolate D_3611 breed Donkey chromosome 12, EquAss-T2T_v2, whole genome shotgun sequence window:
- the NPBWR1 gene encoding neuropeptides B/W receptor type 1, translated as MALPAALAEMHNATSSEPELSNVSCAGIALGCPNASSPPPPPPPLPLAVAVPVVYSVICAVGLAGNSAVLYVLLRAPRMKSVTNMFVLNLAIADELFTLVLPINIADFLLQQWPFGELMCKLIVAIDQYNTFSSLYFLTVMSADRYLVVLATAESRRVAGRTYGAARAVSLAVWGLVTLVVLPFAVFAGLDDEQGRRQCVLVFPQPEAFWWRASRLYSLVLGFAIPVSTICVLYTTLLCRLRAIRLDSHAKALDRAKKRVTLLVVAILVVCLLCWTPYHLSTVVALTTDLPQTPAVIAVSYFITSLSYANSCLNPFLYAFLDDSFRRSLRQLLACRAAA; from the coding sequence ATGGCCCTCCCCGCTGCCCTCGCTGAGATGCACAACGCGACGTCCTCGGAGCCGGAGCTCTCCAACGTGTCGTGCGCCGGCATCGCTCTGGGCTGCCCCAACGCGTCgagcccgccgccgccgccgccgccgctgccgctggCCGTGGCCGTGCCAGTAGTCTACTCTGTGATCTGCGCCGTGGGGCTGGCGGGCAACTCGGCCGTGCTGTACGTGCTGCTGCGGGCGCCCCGCATGAAGAGTGTCACTAACATGTTTGTCCTCAACCTGGCTATCGCCGACGAGCTCTTCACGCTCGTGCTGCCCATCAATATCGCTGACTTCTTGCTGCAGCAGTGGCCCTTCGGGGAGCTCATGTGCAAGCTCATCGTGGCCATCGACCAGTACAACACCTTCTCCAGCCTCTACTTCCTCACGGTCATGAGCGCCGACCGCTACCTGGTAGTGCTGGCCACCGCGGAGTCGCGCCGGGTGGCCGGCCGCACGTACGGCGCCGCGCGCGCGGTGAGCCTGGCGGTGTGGGGCCTCGTGACGCTGGTCGTGCTGCCTTTCGCGGTCTTCGCTGGGCTCGACGACGAGCAAGGCCGGCGCCAGTGCGTGCTGGTCTTCCCGCAGCCCGAGGCCTTCTGGTGGCGGGCAAGCCGCCTCTACTCGCTTGTGCTCGGCTTCGCCATCCCCGTGTCCACCATTTGTGTGCTCTACACCACCCTGCTGTGCCGGCTGCGTGCCATACGCCTCGACAGTCATGCCAAGGCCCTGGACCGCGCTAAGAAGCGGGTGACACTCTTGGTGGTGGCGATCCTGGTCGTGTGCCTCCTCTGCTGGACGCCCTACCACCTGAGCACCGTGGTGGCGCTCACCACCGACCTCCCGCAGACGCCGGCTGTCATCGCGGTCTCCTACTTTATCACCAGCCTCAGCTACGCCAACAGCTGCCTCAACCCCTTCCTCTACGCCTTCCTGGACGACAGCTTCCGCAGGAGCCTCCGCCAGCTGCTGGCGTGCCGAGCCGCCGCCTGA